From a region of the Hymenobacter jejuensis genome:
- a CDS encoding sugar MFS transporter has product MALPSPKLVNRPAADISAAGPNTSLRYFSALSAVTTLFFLWGFITCLNDILIPYLKAIFQLSFAQANLINLCFFGAYFLVSIPAGKLVARVGYKQGMLLGFVVAAFGAFLFYPAAAARAYGLFLAALFVLASGITLLQVSANPYVAILGPPASASARLTLTQAFNSLGTFLAPLLGSMLILSHLPKLDTATSAAAIDVTAVQVPYLIIGAVLLLISLLLSRVNLPRIEHAPEAAVTESRQATRAWHSRHLVLGVVGIFAYVGAEVAIGSHIVSYLALPDVLGMDPKEAGTRVSLYWGAAMVGRFAGAYLLNKFAPTKLLAVNAVGAVVLVLISINTSGAVAMWSLLAVGLMNSLMYPTIFTLAVAGLGRHTEEGSGLLCTAIVGGALVPLLFGLIADHGGLRLALLLPVLCYGYILWYGLRGSRRAINA; this is encoded by the coding sequence ATGGCCTTGCCTTCCCCTAAGCTGGTTAACCGGCCGGCCGCTGATATTTCGGCGGCCGGACCTAACACCTCCCTGCGGTATTTCTCAGCGCTGAGCGCCGTGACCACCCTGTTTTTCCTGTGGGGGTTTATCACCTGCCTGAACGACATTCTGATTCCCTACCTGAAGGCCATTTTTCAGCTCTCGTTCGCGCAGGCTAATCTGATTAACCTCTGTTTTTTCGGGGCGTATTTCCTGGTCAGTATCCCGGCCGGAAAGCTGGTGGCGCGCGTGGGCTACAAGCAGGGGATGTTGCTGGGCTTCGTGGTGGCCGCTTTCGGGGCCTTCCTCTTTTACCCGGCGGCAGCGGCACGGGCCTACGGGCTGTTTCTGGCCGCGCTGTTTGTACTGGCTTCCGGCATCACCCTCCTGCAGGTATCGGCCAACCCTTATGTGGCCATTCTGGGGCCGCCCGCGTCGGCATCGGCGCGCCTGACGCTCACACAGGCCTTCAATTCGCTGGGCACTTTCCTGGCTCCGCTGCTGGGCAGTATGTTGATTTTAAGTCATTTGCCTAAGTTGGATACGGCCACCAGCGCGGCGGCCATCGATGTCACGGCCGTGCAGGTGCCCTACCTGATTATTGGGGCGGTGCTGCTGCTCATCAGCCTGCTGCTGAGCCGTGTTAACCTGCCGCGGATCGAGCACGCTCCGGAAGCCGCTGTCACTGAAAGCCGCCAGGCGACGCGGGCCTGGCACTCCCGGCACCTGGTGCTGGGTGTGGTGGGCATCTTTGCCTATGTGGGCGCTGAGGTGGCAATTGGCTCCCACATCGTTAGTTACCTGGCCCTGCCCGACGTGTTGGGGATGGATCCAAAAGAGGCCGGCACGCGAGTTTCCCTATACTGGGGAGCAGCGATGGTCGGCCGCTTCGCGGGGGCCTATCTGCTCAATAAGTTTGCCCCCACGAAGCTGCTAGCGGTCAATGCGGTGGGCGCCGTGGTGCTGGTGCTCATTTCCATCAATACGTCGGGCGCGGTGGCCATGTGGAGCTTGTTGGCCGTGGGCCTGATGAACTCGCTGATGTATCCCACCATTTTCACACTGGCCGTAGCCGGGTTGGGTCGCCACACCGAAGAAGGGTCCGGCTTGCTGTGTACGGCTATTGTGGGCGGGGCGCTGGTGCCGCTGCTGTTTGGCCTCATCGCCGACCACGGCGGTTTGCGGCTGGCGCTGCTGCTGCCGGTGCTGTGCTACGGGTATATTCTGTGGTACGGGCTGCGGGGCAGCCGCCGCGCGATAAATGCCTGA
- a CDS encoding glycoside hydrolase family 43 protein yields the protein MLYRRLLCAAALLLTFLTAQAQSPLKRNEVLVFAYFKGNGEDGLHLASSPDGYRWTALHHDQSFLKPTVAHDKLMRDPCIIRGKDGLFHMVWTVSWQDRGIGYASSKDLVHWSVQRYLPVMEHEPTARNCWAPEITYDAQSDQYLIYWATTIPGRFPAGETLLTNGKNHRIYYVTTKDFTTYSPAKILYDQGFNVIDATIQPAGKRYVMFLKDETREPAQKNLRVAFSDQLTGPYGPPSAPITGQYWAEGPTAVNLGAQWLVYFDKYTEGKYGAVTSTDLEHWTDVSDRIAFPTGTRHGTVLRITKKELRHLLKP from the coding sequence ATGTTGTATCGCCGTCTACTCTGCGCTGCCGCGCTTTTGCTTACTTTCCTGACCGCCCAAGCTCAGAGCCCTCTGAAAAGAAACGAGGTACTGGTGTTTGCGTATTTCAAAGGCAACGGCGAAGACGGCCTGCACCTGGCTTCCAGCCCCGACGGCTACCGTTGGACGGCCCTGCACCACGACCAGTCCTTCCTGAAGCCCACCGTGGCTCACGACAAGCTCATGCGCGATCCCTGCATCATTCGGGGCAAGGATGGCCTGTTTCATATGGTCTGGACCGTGAGCTGGCAGGACCGCGGCATCGGCTACGCATCCTCCAAAGACCTGGTGCACTGGAGCGTGCAGCGCTACCTGCCCGTGATGGAGCACGAGCCCACGGCCCGCAACTGCTGGGCGCCGGAAATCACTTATGACGCGCAAAGCGACCAGTACCTGATCTACTGGGCCACCACCATCCCGGGCCGTTTTCCGGCTGGCGAAACGCTGCTGACCAACGGTAAAAACCACCGCATCTACTACGTCACCACCAAGGACTTCACGACCTACTCGCCAGCCAAGATTTTGTATGACCAGGGCTTCAACGTGATCGACGCCACGATTCAGCCGGCCGGCAAGCGCTACGTGATGTTTCTGAAAGACGAAACCCGCGAGCCGGCCCAGAAAAACCTGCGCGTGGCCTTCAGTGACCAACTCACCGGCCCGTATGGGCCGCCTTCGGCGCCCATCACGGGCCAGTACTGGGCCGAAGGGCCCACGGCGGTCAACCTGGGGGCGCAGTGGCTGGTCTATTTTGACAAGTATACCGAAGGTAAGTACGGGGCGGTGACCTCGACTGACCTTGAGCACTGGACTGATGTATCGGACCGCATTGCCTTCCCGACCGGCACCCGCCACGGCACCGTGTTGCGCATCACCAAAAAGGAGCTAAGGCACTTACTGAAGCCATAA
- a CDS encoding family 43 glycosylhydrolase, with protein sequence MKQFSLLLCALLLTLLRVHGQRVKLAALTSPILFQGNAQTAYRDPAVLYQDGTFYLYFTLSEVEADHKVYMYTAYAKSKDLVQWSKPKKITVKDQNLDFSSPGNIIRYKNEWVLCLQTYPRPDYTAEQMPRYGNKDSRLYIMRSKNLEEWSKPELLHVKGPDVKQTDMGRMIDPYLLPDKDEPGKYWCFYKQNGVSRSYSRDLVTWTFAGSAESGENVCVLTQGNQYLLFHSPPNGIGIKTSTDLKTWHDRGTLITLGQEKWDWAKGRLSAGTVLDLTQVPGINRYLMFFHGSGPLTEKEGDFDKNASLGIAWSTDLCTWEWPGK encoded by the coding sequence ATGAAACAATTTTCTCTGCTGCTCTGCGCCTTGTTGCTTACCCTGCTCCGTGTTCACGGGCAAAGGGTGAAGCTCGCAGCCCTTACATCACCCATTCTTTTCCAAGGCAACGCCCAAACGGCCTACCGCGACCCGGCTGTACTTTACCAGGATGGCACATTCTATCTCTACTTCACGCTCTCGGAAGTAGAAGCGGATCACAAGGTGTATATGTACACGGCCTATGCCAAGAGCAAAGATCTGGTGCAGTGGAGCAAGCCGAAGAAAATCACCGTCAAAGATCAGAATCTCGATTTTTCGAGCCCTGGCAACATCATCCGCTACAAAAACGAGTGGGTGCTGTGCCTGCAAACCTACCCTCGGCCCGATTATACCGCCGAGCAGATGCCGCGCTACGGCAACAAGGACTCCCGCTTGTACATCATGCGCAGCAAAAATCTGGAAGAGTGGAGTAAGCCGGAGCTGCTGCACGTGAAAGGCCCCGACGTGAAACAGACCGACATGGGCCGCATGATTGATCCTTATTTGCTGCCCGATAAAGACGAGCCCGGCAAATACTGGTGCTTCTACAAGCAAAACGGGGTGAGCCGCTCCTACTCGCGCGACCTGGTGACGTGGACGTTCGCCGGCTCGGCCGAATCGGGCGAAAACGTGTGCGTGCTGACGCAGGGCAACCAATACCTGCTGTTCCACTCCCCACCAAATGGCATCGGCATCAAGACCTCCACCGACCTGAAAACCTGGCACGACCGCGGTACGCTCATTACGCTGGGGCAGGAGAAATGGGACTGGGCGAAAGGCCGCCTCTCGGCCGGCACCGTGCTCGACTTGACCCAAGTGCCCGGTATCAACCGCTACCTGATGTTCTTCCACGGCTCGGGGCCGCTAACCGAGAAAGAGGGCGACTTCGACAAGAATGCCTCACTCGGCATTGCCTGGAGCACCGACTTGTGCACCTGGGAGTGGCCGGGGAAATAG